The following proteins are encoded in a genomic region of Haloarcula marina:
- a CDS encoding ABC transporter ATP-binding protein: protein MTAIELDGLRKEFGDVLALNGVDLTVEEGEVFGFLGPNGAGKSTTINILLDFVRPTAGSATVLGRDVHEESKAIRQRIGVLPEGYDVYERLTGREHVEFAIESKDADDDPMELLERVGVADAADRRAGGYSKGMKQRLVLAMALVGQPDLLILDEPTTGLDPNGARKMRELVIEESERGATVFFSSHILGQVEAVCDTVGILQDGELIAKDSVEGLRSAAQGDMRLTVTVDDTDGLDAAADSVRSLPEVSNVSVTNDRVTVNCDGGAKMTVLNTFEDAGLTVADFETEEASLEDLFSAYTERQEREVEA from the coding sequence ATGACCGCCATCGAACTGGACGGCCTCCGAAAGGAGTTCGGGGACGTCCTCGCCCTGAACGGAGTGGACCTCACCGTCGAGGAGGGGGAGGTTTTCGGCTTCCTCGGTCCCAACGGGGCCGGGAAGTCGACGACCATCAACATCCTCCTCGACTTCGTCCGCCCGACGGCGGGGTCCGCGACGGTCCTCGGCCGCGACGTCCACGAGGAGTCGAAAGCCATCCGCCAACGCATCGGCGTCCTCCCGGAAGGCTACGACGTGTACGAGCGCCTGACCGGCCGCGAACACGTCGAGTTCGCCATCGAGTCGAAAGACGCCGACGACGACCCGATGGAACTGCTCGAACGGGTCGGCGTCGCCGACGCCGCCGACCGCCGAGCGGGCGGGTACTCCAAAGGGATGAAACAGCGCCTCGTGCTGGCGATGGCGCTGGTCGGCCAACCGGACCTCCTGATTCTGGACGAACCCACCACGGGGTTGGACCCCAACGGCGCGCGGAAGATGCGCGAACTCGTCATCGAGGAGAGCGAACGCGGCGCGACGGTGTTCTTCTCCTCGCACATCCTCGGCCAAGTCGAGGCCGTCTGTGACACCGTCGGCATCCTCCAAGACGGCGAACTCATCGCGAAAGACAGCGTCGAAGGCCTCCGTTCTGCCGCACAAGGCGACATGCGCCTGACCGTCACCGTCGACGACACCGACGGCCTCGACGCGGCGGCCGACTCGGTCCGAAGCCTCCCCGAAGTGTCGAACGTCAGCGTCACCAACGACCGCGTCACCGTCAACTGTGACGGCGGCGCGAAGATGACCGTCCTCAACACCTTCGAGGACGCGGGCCTCACCGTCGCCGACTTCGAGACCGAGGAGGCGTCGCTGGAGGACCTCTTTAGCGCCTACACCGAGCGGCAGGAACGGGAGGTGGAGGCGTGA
- the ligA gene encoding NAD-dependent DNA ligase LigA has translation MAAISDSDLADNPYVSDPDTEFDPVEDLDAATAREQAAQLREAVRYHDYRYYVENDPVVGDRTYDALFARLQALEGAFDLDTSGSPTQRVGGEPLEELGEVEHVATMGSIDQGGAADDAREFDERVHRGLDEADYDDDVQYFCEPKFDGLSVEIVYEDGVFQRAATRGDGEVGEDVTANVRTIASVPQRLRGDYPDFLAVRGEVYMPRAAFTQYNRERVEDGKDPFANPRNAAAGTLRQLDPTVTAQRPLSVFFFGVLESTADFESHAERHERFPEWGLRVCDRTRVVDDIEAAIDYRDEQLDARDDLDYEIDGVVLKVNDTAACDLLGATSRAPRWAFAYKFPARKEETTVRDIVVQVGRTGRLTPVSLMDPVEVGGVTVTRASLHNPSLIAELGVDVGDRIRIKRAGDVIPDVVEVVEKADEGHFAFPETCPVCDSAVERDGPMAFCTGGLSCAAQRERSIEHYASRDALDIEGLGEKAVEQLLDAGLVHDAADLYALDVAELADLEGWGETSAQNLVDELDAARDPPLSDFLVALGIHDVGSVTARNLAVEFGTFEAIREAGEEGDREAFETVPDVGPAVAASLVDFFQSEGNREVLDRLLDHVDPQAAAETGGDALDGLTFVFTGSLDGLTRGDAQDIVERHGGSATGSVSGNTDFLVVGANAGQRKREDAEANDVELLDGRDGFEAKLAEYGVEIE, from the coding sequence ATGGCAGCCATCTCCGATTCGGACCTTGCGGACAACCCCTACGTCTCCGACCCGGACACCGAGTTCGACCCCGTCGAAGACCTCGACGCGGCGACGGCCCGCGAACAGGCCGCACAGTTGCGCGAGGCCGTCCGCTATCACGACTACCGCTACTACGTCGAGAACGACCCCGTCGTCGGCGACCGGACGTACGACGCTCTCTTTGCCCGGTTACAGGCCCTCGAAGGCGCGTTCGACCTCGACACCTCGGGGAGTCCGACCCAGCGCGTGGGCGGCGAACCCTTAGAGGAACTGGGCGAGGTCGAACACGTCGCCACGATGGGGTCTATCGACCAGGGCGGCGCGGCCGACGACGCCCGCGAGTTCGACGAGCGAGTCCACCGGGGCCTCGACGAGGCCGACTACGACGACGACGTGCAGTACTTCTGCGAACCGAAGTTCGACGGCCTCTCCGTGGAAATCGTCTACGAGGACGGGGTGTTCCAGCGGGCGGCGACCCGCGGGGACGGCGAGGTGGGCGAGGACGTGACCGCGAACGTCCGCACCATCGCCAGCGTCCCCCAGCGTCTGCGCGGGGACTACCCGGACTTTCTGGCGGTCCGCGGCGAGGTGTACATGCCCCGCGCCGCGTTCACTCAGTACAACCGCGAACGCGTCGAAGACGGGAAAGACCCGTTCGCCAACCCGCGGAACGCCGCCGCCGGGACGCTGCGGCAGTTAGACCCGACGGTCACCGCCCAGCGCCCGCTCTCGGTCTTCTTCTTCGGCGTGCTGGAGTCGACGGCCGATTTCGAGAGCCACGCCGAACGTCACGAGCGGTTCCCCGAGTGGGGCCTGCGCGTCTGCGACCGCACGCGTGTCGTCGACGACATCGAGGCGGCTATCGACTACCGCGACGAGCAACTCGACGCCCGTGACGACCTCGACTACGAGATAGACGGCGTCGTCCTGAAAGTGAACGACACCGCGGCGTGTGACCTGCTGGGGGCGACCAGTCGCGCCCCGCGGTGGGCGTTCGCCTACAAGTTCCCGGCCCGGAAGGAGGAGACGACGGTCCGGGACATCGTCGTGCAGGTGGGCCGGACCGGCCGTCTGACGCCCGTGTCGCTGATGGACCCGGTCGAAGTCGGCGGCGTCACGGTCACCCGCGCGTCGCTGCACAACCCCTCGCTCATCGCCGAGTTGGGCGTCGACGTGGGCGACCGCATCCGCATCAAGCGCGCGGGTGACGTGATTCCGGACGTGGTCGAGGTGGTCGAGAAAGCGGACGAGGGCCACTTCGCGTTCCCCGAGACGTGCCCGGTCTGTGACAGCGCCGTCGAGCGCGACGGTCCGATGGCCTTCTGCACCGGCGGCCTCTCCTGTGCCGCCCAGCGCGAGCGCTCCATCGAACACTACGCCAGCCGCGACGCCCTCGACATCGAGGGCCTGGGCGAGAAAGCCGTCGAGCAGTTACTCGACGCGGGACTGGTCCACGACGCCGCCGACCTCTACGCCCTCGACGTCGCGGAACTCGCCGACCTGGAGGGCTGGGGCGAGACGAGCGCGCAGAACCTCGTCGACGAACTCGATGCGGCCCGCGACCCGCCGCTCTCGGACTTCCTCGTCGCGCTGGGCATCCACGACGTGGGGAGCGTCACCGCGCGGAACCTCGCCGTCGAATTCGGCACGTTCGAGGCTATCCGCGAGGCGGGCGAGGAGGGAGACCGAGAGGCGTTCGAGACGGTGCCCGACGTGGGACCGGCCGTCGCCGCCAGCCTCGTCGACTTCTTCCAGAGCGAGGGCAACCGCGAGGTGCTGGACCGACTGCTCGACCACGTGGACCCGCAGGCCGCGGCGGAGACGGGCGGTGACGCTCTCGACGGGCTAACGTTCGTGTTCACGGGGTCGCTCGACGGCCTCACGCGCGGCGACGCACAGGACATCGTCGAGCGACACGGTGGCTCCGCGACCGGTAGCGTCTCGGGCAACACGGACTTCCTCGTCGTGGGCGCGAACGCGGGTCAGCGAAAGCGGGAGGACGCCGAAGCGAACGACGTGGAACTGCTGGACGGACGAGACGGATTCGAGGCGAAACTCGCGGAGTACGGCGTCGAAATCGAGTGA
- a CDS encoding DUF7130 family rubredoxin-like protein, producing MSDTSAESETTRVAFGQVVYDDEGNEIGTIRGFDEHGFYVTIEDGIEALSSEHVSTGKAGEAELMWRCWECGEMGKIDQLPEECPACGAPKEEIYYWQED from the coding sequence ATGAGTGATACGTCAGCCGAGTCCGAGACGACCCGCGTGGCGTTCGGACAGGTAGTGTACGACGACGAGGGCAACGAAATCGGGACCATCCGCGGATTCGACGAGCACGGCTTCTACGTGACCATCGAGGACGGCATAGAGGCGCTGTCGAGCGAACACGTCTCGACCGGCAAGGCCGGCGAAGCCGAACTGATGTGGCGCTGCTGGGAGTGTGGCGAGATGGGGAAGATAGACCAACTCCCGGAGGAGTGTCCGGCCTGCGGCGCGCCGAAAGAGGAGATATACTACTGGCAGGAGGACTAG
- a CDS encoding type VI secretion system tube protein Hcp yields MTGDEQEDGEEFAANRRDFMKFGGLAAGGLLGTGIAGGTPMAGVHPQVSPDAPAVDEAANAYLLYNARDIVGEPFSTPRPDLEDASTLLAVEWQVDVPGDDVRQSQVAIGEVVVVKAADTASVPLYQRFQNRAPIGNPEVVFFGPTDSGSLQPVRRLRLRNAVVTGIFQTTLARSGLPETLETVSLRAQEVTVVDETTGQETTLTTQTTA; encoded by the coding sequence ATGACCGGGGACGAACAGGAGGACGGCGAGGAGTTCGCCGCGAACCGACGCGACTTCATGAAGTTTGGCGGCCTCGCGGCCGGTGGGTTACTGGGGACGGGCATCGCGGGTGGGACGCCGATGGCGGGCGTCCACCCGCAGGTGTCGCCCGACGCGCCCGCCGTCGACGAGGCGGCAAACGCATACCTTCTCTACAACGCCCGCGACATCGTCGGGGAGCCGTTTTCGACGCCGCGGCCCGACCTCGAAGACGCGTCGACGTTGCTGGCCGTCGAGTGGCAGGTCGACGTCCCGGGCGACGACGTGCGGCAGAGTCAGGTCGCCATCGGCGAGGTGGTCGTGGTCAAGGCGGCCGACACCGCCTCGGTCCCGCTGTACCAGCGATTCCAGAACCGCGCTCCGATAGGGAACCCTGAGGTGGTGTTCTTCGGCCCGACTGACAGTGGGAGTCTACAACCGGTCCGCCGCCTGCGTCTCAGAAACGCCGTGGTGACCGGTATCTTCCAGACGACGCTGGCACGGTCCGGTCTCCCGGAGACGCTCGAAACCGTCTCGTTGCGGGCACAGGAGGTGACCGTCGTCGACGAGACGACGGGGCAGGAGACGACGCTGACGACACAGACGACGGCGTAA
- a CDS encoding ABC transporter permease subunit: MSTTSEGGLAGLDSLLRNTFEWYTVAKKEFKDAIRSKGLWLLGLIFTTAFIAPVALALYFDIGVSQQGQGLGMQLLLSSVYLNMVTFLLPIVAIFVGFAAISKERTSGSLKILLSLPHSRRDVIIGKVLGRCAVLGVPLAASLAITAVFLTASRLTFKPELFGLFSLFTVVFAVVFVAIVVSISGAFAKSLWSGAANFLVYFYFTFLWNSGANGVGNILSNELGVTGAIRWHVVLLLKLVNPNQAYKTLVRSMLNSGEAPALSARYAMFSQGEAASRTICGQVLNGSPQAQDGLFGTIINCAPGSGSLPIFYSDAAVLLFMLVWVGIAATVSYYTFNLADL, translated from the coding sequence GTGAGCACCACCAGCGAGGGCGGCCTCGCGGGCCTCGACAGTCTGCTCCGGAACACCTTCGAGTGGTACACCGTCGCGAAGAAGGAGTTCAAAGACGCCATCCGCTCGAAGGGGCTCTGGCTGCTGGGCCTCATCTTCACAACCGCCTTCATCGCGCCCGTCGCGCTGGCGCTGTACTTCGACATCGGCGTGAGCCAGCAGGGACAGGGCCTCGGGATGCAACTGCTCCTGTCGAGCGTCTACCTCAACATGGTGACGTTCCTGTTGCCCATCGTCGCCATCTTCGTCGGCTTTGCCGCCATCTCGAAAGAGCGCACGTCGGGGTCGCTGAAGATACTGCTCTCGCTCCCGCATTCGCGCCGGGACGTGATTATCGGCAAAGTGCTCGGCCGCTGTGCCGTCTTGGGCGTGCCGCTGGCCGCCTCACTGGCCATCACCGCCGTCTTCCTGACGGCCTCGCGACTGACCTTCAAGCCGGAACTGTTCGGCCTGTTCTCGCTCTTTACCGTGGTGTTCGCCGTCGTCTTCGTCGCCATCGTCGTCTCCATCTCCGGGGCGTTCGCCAAGAGCCTCTGGTCCGGCGCGGCGAACTTCCTCGTGTACTTCTACTTCACCTTCCTCTGGAACTCCGGCGCGAACGGCGTCGGCAACATCCTCAGCAACGAACTCGGCGTCACCGGCGCGATTCGCTGGCACGTCGTCCTCCTGTTGAAACTCGTCAACCCCAATCAGGCGTACAAGACCCTCGTCCGGTCGATGCTCAACTCCGGCGAGGCCCCCGCGCTCAGCGCGCGCTACGCGATGTTCAGTCAGGGCGAGGCGGCCAGTCGGACCATCTGCGGGCAGGTCCTCAACGGGTCGCCGCAGGCCCAAGACGGACTGTTCGGCACCATCATCAACTGCGCGCCCGGGTCCGGGTCCCTGCCGATATTCTACTCGGACGCCGCCGTCCTCCTGTTCATGCTCGTGTGGGTCGGCATCGCCGCCACCGTCAGCTACTACACGTTCAACCTCGCGGACCTGTAG
- a CDS encoding ketopantoate reductase family protein, with translation MDIAVVGAGSLGSLLGGMLAREHDVTLVGREPHVGTVQREGLDVVGVESFRVDPAARTDVPDSADLAIVAVKSGDTAAAADALADCALDACLSVQNGIGNEETLAASLSCPVLAGTCTYGARLDGPGRVDFTGRGEVVLGPRAGGESAIADEVGAAFRAAGVETTVAADMPTRLWEKLAVNAAVNATTALARVENGALADGPGRELAADAARETARVARKAGIDLSDDRAVSLTERVVRDTAANRSSMLQDVAAGRRTEIDAINGYVADRAAGRAPVNETLTRLIRLWEARD, from the coding sequence ATGGACATCGCTGTCGTCGGCGCGGGCAGTCTCGGCAGTCTCCTCGGCGGGATGCTCGCCCGCGAACACGACGTGACGCTCGTGGGCCGGGAGCCACACGTCGGGACCGTCCAGCGCGAGGGACTGGACGTGGTCGGCGTCGAATCCTTCCGCGTCGACCCGGCGGCCCGGACCGATGTGCCCGACAGCGCGGACCTCGCAATCGTGGCGGTCAAGAGCGGCGACACGGCGGCGGCGGCCGACGCGCTCGCCGACTGCGCGCTCGACGCGTGCCTCTCGGTCCAGAACGGGATTGGTAACGAGGAGACGCTCGCGGCCTCGCTGTCGTGTCCGGTACTGGCCGGGACCTGCACCTACGGCGCGCGCCTCGACGGACCGGGTCGGGTCGACTTTACCGGCCGCGGTGAGGTGGTCCTCGGGCCGCGTGCGGGGGGCGAGTCGGCCATCGCCGACGAGGTGGGGGCGGCGTTCCGCGCCGCCGGTGTCGAGACCACCGTCGCCGCCGACATGCCGACTCGTCTCTGGGAGAAACTGGCGGTCAACGCGGCCGTCAACGCGACGACGGCGCTGGCCCGCGTCGAGAACGGCGCGCTCGCCGACGGCCCGGGCCGCGAACTCGCCGCCGACGCCGCCCGCGAGACGGCCCGCGTCGCCCGCAAAGCGGGTATCGACCTCTCGGACGACCGGGCCGTTTCGCTGACCGAACGGGTGGTTCGGGACACCGCGGCGAACCGCTCGTCGATGTTGCAGGACGTGGCGGCCGGACGGCGAACGGAAATCGACGCCATCAACGGCTACGTCGCGGACCGAGCGGCCGGGCGCGCGCCGGTCAACGAGACACTGACGCGACTGATTCGGTTGTGGGAAGCGAGGGACTGA
- a CDS encoding ABC transporter ATP-binding protein, with translation MATADHAETADETPTSDPVVAVADLEYTYPGADAPALHGLTFDIERGEVFGFLGPSGAGKSTTQKVLTGLRDDYDGSVSVFGREVADWGGAYYERLGVSAESPNHYLKLTGRENLSLFGSLYEAETRDPMALLERVGLDDAADQRVGEYSKGMRMRLNLARALLHDPPLLVLDEPTTGLDPGNARRVKEIVRERQRAGTTVFLTTHDMTVADDLCDRVAFVVDGELPVVDAPADLKQAHGTPSVRVDYRENGGVETAEFDLVTLADDEAFHARLRAGGVERIHSAEATLEDVFIAVTGRELR, from the coding sequence ATGGCTACCGCCGACCACGCCGAGACGGCCGACGAGACGCCGACGAGCGACCCCGTCGTCGCCGTCGCGGACCTAGAATACACGTACCCGGGCGCGGACGCCCCGGCGCTACACGGACTCACGTTCGACATCGAACGCGGCGAGGTGTTCGGCTTTCTCGGACCGAGCGGCGCGGGCAAGAGCACGACGCAGAAGGTGCTGACCGGCCTGCGCGACGACTACGACGGCAGCGTCTCGGTGTTCGGCCGCGAGGTGGCCGACTGGGGCGGCGCGTACTACGAACGACTCGGGGTGTCGGCGGAGTCGCCGAACCACTACCTGAAACTGACCGGCCGCGAGAACCTCTCGCTGTTCGGGTCGCTGTACGAGGCCGAGACGCGCGACCCGATGGCGCTCCTCGAACGCGTGGGGCTGGACGACGCCGCCGACCAGCGAGTCGGCGAGTACTCGAAGGGGATGCGGATGCGCCTGAACCTCGCCCGCGCCCTGCTTCACGACCCGCCGCTGTTGGTGCTGGACGAACCGACGACGGGGCTGGACCCCGGGAACGCCCGCCGCGTGAAGGAAATCGTCCGCGAGCGACAGCGCGCCGGAACCACCGTCTTCCTCACGACCCACGACATGACCGTCGCCGACGACCTGTGCGACCGAGTCGCGTTCGTCGTCGACGGCGAACTCCCGGTGGTCGACGCGCCCGCCGACCTGAAACAGGCCCACGGTACCCCTTCCGTCCGGGTCGACTACCGCGAGAACGGCGGCGTCGAGACGGCGGAGTTCGACCTGGTGACGCTGGCCGACGACGAGGCCTTCCACGCGCGTTTACGGGCGGGCGGCGTCGAGCGCATCCACTCGGCGGAGGCCACCCTCGAAGACGTGTTCATCGCCGTCACCGGGAGGGAACTGCGGTGA
- a CDS encoding TetR/AcrR family transcriptional regulator yields MKGFSDEERDRIRAALMDAGRDLFARYGLRKTTIADLTDPVGIGTSTFYQFFDSKEALYAEILEAEEEAIAERIMAASFESEDDPRAAIEAFLHAIFEEIETNPLIRTLMVEDELDRLEAQYSAEEQAQSRREELAFIVPHVERWQAEGRLREAEAETIAGAIRAMPLLTLHQDDIGENYAAVRDLLIESVAAGLVAE; encoded by the coding sequence ATGAAGGGATTCAGCGACGAGGAGCGCGACCGCATCCGGGCCGCGCTGATGGACGCCGGACGGGACCTGTTCGCCCGCTACGGCCTCCGGAAGACGACCATCGCCGACCTCACCGACCCCGTCGGCATCGGGACGAGCACGTTCTACCAGTTCTTCGACTCGAAAGAGGCCCTGTACGCCGAGATTCTGGAAGCCGAGGAAGAAGCCATCGCCGAGCGCATCATGGCCGCCTCCTTCGAGTCGGAAGACGACCCGCGGGCGGCCATCGAGGCGTTTCTCCACGCTATCTTCGAGGAGATAGAGACGAACCCGCTCATCCGCACGCTCATGGTCGAGGACGAACTCGACCGCCTCGAAGCGCAGTATTCCGCGGAGGAACAGGCCCAGAGCCGCCGGGAGGAACTGGCCTTCATCGTCCCCCACGTCGAGCGCTGGCAGGCCGAGGGCCGACTGCGCGAGGCCGAGGCCGAGACCATCGCTGGCGCGATTCGCGCGATGCCCTTGCTGACGCTCCATCAGGACGACATCGGCGAGAACTACGCGGCGGTGCGCGACCTCCTCATCGAGTCGGTGGCAGCGGGCTTGGTCGCAGAGTAG
- a CDS encoding O-acetylhomoserine aminocarboxypropyltransferase/cysteine synthase family protein, translated as MTERYGFGTRCVHAGQEEPDPATGARAPPIYQTSSYVFEDAETAADRYALEDDGNVYSRFDNPTVRMLEHRLASLENAVDAVATGSGMAALDAATTVLASAGDNVVSASSIYGGTHSYLANTASRRGIESRFVDTLDPDAYAEAIDENTAYVHCETIGNPSLVVPPLEEIAEVANDRGVPLFVDNTFGTPALCRPLDHGADLVWESTTKWIHGSGTTVGGVVADGGSFPWGEYPEKYPEIGAENPAFGANFAERFGDRAFSVAVRQRGLRSLGDGQKPFDAWATMQGCETLSLRMERHCSNALTVAEHLESHPEVAWVTYPGLDSHETHDLAETYLEGGFGGVVTFGLEGGYDASRQFCEETELAQFLANIGDAKTLVIHPASTTHAQLSEDEQRASGVSPDLVRMSVGIEDPADILEDINAAIETAT; from the coding sequence ATGACCGAGCGCTACGGATTCGGGACGAGATGCGTCCACGCCGGACAGGAGGAACCGGACCCGGCGACGGGCGCACGCGCCCCACCGATCTATCAGACGTCGTCGTACGTCTTCGAAGACGCGGAGACGGCCGCCGACCGCTACGCCCTCGAAGACGACGGCAACGTCTACTCGCGGTTCGACAACCCGACGGTGCGGATGCTGGAACACCGTCTCGCCTCCCTGGAGAACGCCGTCGACGCCGTCGCCACCGGGTCCGGGATGGCGGCGTTAGACGCCGCGACGACGGTGCTCGCGTCGGCGGGTGACAACGTGGTCTCCGCGTCTTCTATCTACGGCGGCACCCACTCCTACCTCGCCAACACCGCCAGCCGTCGGGGCATCGAGTCGCGCTTCGTCGACACCCTGGACCCCGACGCCTACGCCGAAGCCATCGACGAGAACACGGCCTACGTCCACTGTGAGACCATCGGCAACCCCTCGCTCGTGGTCCCGCCGCTGGAGGAAATCGCCGAGGTGGCCAACGACCGCGGCGTCCCTCTATTCGTCGACAACACGTTCGGGACGCCCGCGCTCTGCCGACCGCTGGACCACGGCGCGGACCTCGTCTGGGAGTCGACGACGAAGTGGATTCACGGGTCCGGGACGACCGTCGGCGGCGTCGTCGCCGACGGCGGGTCGTTCCCCTGGGGCGAGTACCCCGAGAAGTACCCCGAGATAGGGGCGGAGAACCCCGCGTTCGGCGCGAACTTCGCGGAGCGATTCGGCGACCGGGCGTTCAGTGTCGCAGTCCGACAGCGCGGACTCCGGTCGCTCGGTGACGGCCAGAAACCGTTCGACGCGTGGGCCACCATGCAAGGCTGTGAGACGCTCTCCCTGCGGATGGAGCGGCACTGCTCGAACGCGCTCACCGTGGCCGAACACCTCGAATCCCACCCCGAGGTGGCGTGGGTCACCTACCCCGGCCTCGACTCGCACGAGACCCACGACCTCGCGGAGACGTACTTGGAGGGCGGGTTCGGCGGCGTCGTCACCTTCGGTCTCGAAGGCGGCTACGACGCCAGCCGACAGTTCTGCGAAGAGACGGAGTTGGCGCAGTTCCTCGCGAACATCGGCGACGCGAAGACGCTGGTCATCCATCCGGCCTCGACCACCCACGCCCAACTCTCCGAGGACGAACAGCGCGCGAGCGGCGTCAGCCCGGACCTCGTTCGGATGAGCGTCGGCATCGAGGACCCCGCGGACATCCTCGAAGATATCAACGCGGCAATCGAGACAGCAACATGA
- the metX gene encoding homoserine O-acetyltransferase MetX: MNVESETVSVGEFEFQCGETVSELEIAYETYGEFEGDNAVLVCHALTGSAHVASRGRFEEGDQAYAWWDDIVGPGKAIDTKEYFVVCANVPGSCYGSSGPSSENPETGEPWGPEFPPVTVADWTDAQRALLDELGIPALYAVVGGSVGGMNVLEWAKRHPDHVEKIVPIAAAARLDPQCLALDGIARRAITTDQHWNGGHYYDGDHPDEGLALAREIGHVMYFSKSSMERRFGRRAATREAERAFPTDPAGRFFPYRDVESYLDYNASKFVERFDANSYLYLTRAMDNYDLSSGFESDADALGAFDGEALVMSFTGDWHFTTQQSESLAEALRETDTGVAHHVVDSDYGHDAFLVEPDSVGPPLSDFLDVGLSGSAISDTREKTDESSDFAPVHNSLFSR, translated from the coding sequence ATGAACGTCGAATCGGAGACCGTCTCGGTCGGCGAGTTCGAGTTCCAGTGCGGGGAGACCGTCTCGGAACTGGAAATCGCCTACGAGACCTACGGCGAGTTCGAGGGGGACAACGCCGTCCTCGTCTGTCACGCCCTGACCGGGAGCGCTCACGTCGCCTCGCGCGGCCGCTTCGAAGAGGGTGACCAGGCCTACGCGTGGTGGGACGACATCGTCGGGCCGGGGAAGGCAATCGACACGAAAGAGTACTTCGTCGTCTGCGCGAACGTCCCCGGGTCCTGCTACGGGTCCTCCGGGCCGTCGAGTGAGAACCCCGAGACCGGCGAACCCTGGGGACCGGAGTTCCCGCCGGTCACCGTCGCCGACTGGACCGACGCCCAGCGAGCGCTCTTGGACGAACTCGGCATCCCCGCGCTGTACGCCGTCGTCGGCGGCAGCGTCGGCGGGATGAACGTCTTGGAGTGGGCGAAGCGCCACCCGGACCACGTCGAGAAAATCGTCCCCATCGCCGCCGCCGCCAGACTCGACCCGCAGTGTCTCGCGCTCGACGGTATCGCCCGCCGCGCCATCACGACCGACCAGCACTGGAACGGCGGCCACTACTACGACGGCGACCACCCCGACGAGGGATTGGCGCTGGCCCGCGAAATCGGCCACGTGATGTACTTCTCGAAGTCGAGCATGGAACGCCGCTTCGGTCGCCGCGCGGCGACGCGGGAGGCCGAACGCGCGTTCCCCACCGACCCCGCCGGGCGCTTCTTCCCCTATCGGGACGTGGAGTCGTACCTCGATTACAACGCCTCGAAGTTCGTCGAGCGGTTCGACGCCAACAGCTACCTCTACCTGACGCGGGCGATGGACAACTACGACCTGTCCTCGGGGTTCGAATCGGACGCCGACGCGCTGGGAGCCTTCGACGGCGAGGCACTGGTGATGTCGTTCACCGGCGACTGGCACTTCACGACCCAGCAGTCCGAGTCGCTCGCAGAGGCCCTGCGGGAGACGGACACCGGCGTCGCTCACCACGTCGTCGACTCGGACTACGGCCACGACGCGTTCCTCGTCGAACCCGACAGCGTCGGCCCACCGCTGTCGGACTTCCTCGACGTCGGCCTCTCCGGAAGCGCCATCTCCGATACGCGGGAGAAGACGGACGAATCCAGCGACTTCGCACCCGTCCACAACAGCCTCTTCTCGCGCTAG